The following coding sequences lie in one Arachis hypogaea cultivar Tifrunner chromosome 9, arahy.Tifrunner.gnm2.J5K5, whole genome shotgun sequence genomic window:
- the LOC112711351 gene encoding plasmodesmata-located protein 2 gives MGFPRKTLFLLVFMVLFTNHYYSESASDYTTLVYKGCSKDTFTDPNGVYSQALSSLFGSLVAQSTKTKFFKATSGSGQSTMTGIFQCRGDLSTSDCYNCVSRLPVLSDKLCGKTIAARIQLLGCYMLYEVAGFSEQVSGMQMLFKACGATTRSNGGFEVKRDTAFSVMENGVVSGHGFYATSYQGLYVMGQCEGDVGDSDCGECVKNAVQKAEVECGSSTSAQVYLHKCFISYGYYPNGVPRGHSSSSSSSSASSSSSYSSSSSGQNTGKTVAIILGGAAGVAFLVICLLFARSLMKKHDDH, from the exons ATGGGGTTTCCAAGAAAGACTCTCTTCCTCCTCGTGTTCATGGTCTTGTTCACAAACCACTACTACTCTGAATCGGCTTCAGACTACACAACCTTGGTCTACAAAGGTTGTTCCAAAGACACATTCACAGATCCAAATGGTGTTTACTCACAAGCACTCTCATCACTGTTTGGCTCATTAGTGGCCCAATCAACAAAAACAAAGTTCTTTAAGGCCACAAGTGGGAGTGGCCAATCCACCATGACAGGAATCTTCCAATGCAGAGGTGATCTCTCAACCTCTGATTGCTACAACTGTGTCAGCAGGCTCCCTGTCCTCTCAGACAAGCTTTGTGGCAAGACCATTGCTGCAAGGATCCAGCTCCTAGGTTGTTACATGCTCTATGAGGTTGCTGGATTCTCAGAACAAGTCTCAGGGATGCAGATGCTGTTCAAGGCTTGTGGGGCAACAACAAGAAGCAATGGTGGGTTTGAGGTGAAGAGGGACACTGCATTCTCTGTTATGGAGAATGGCGTTGTGAGTGGCCATGGATTCTATGCTACTAGCTACCAGGGTTTGTATGTGATGGGTCAGTGTGAGGGTGATGTTGGTGATTCTGATTGTGGGGAGTGTGTGAAGAATGCTGTGCAGAAAGCTGAGGTTGAATGTGGAAGTTCTACTTCGGCACAGGTTTATTTGCACAAGTGCTTCATTAGTTATGGTTATTATCCTAATGGGGTTCCTAGGggccattcttcttcttcttcttcttcttctgcatcatcatcatcttcttacTCCTCATCTTCCTCAG GGCAAAATACCGGGAAGACAGTGGCTATAATATTGGGAGGGGCAGCAGGGGTTGCATTCTTGGTTATTTGCTTGCTATTTGCTAGGAGTTTGATGAAGAAACATGATG ATCATTGA